A genomic region of Dactylococcopsis salina PCC 8305 contains the following coding sequences:
- a CDS encoding nucleotidyltransferase family protein, which translates to MTFKTTYLDQILEKKRSQLEQERQSLLKKTIHWLDQYGSKYGIKKAYIFGSITRSHRFSARSDIDIAVEMTNTEDFFSLSGWLSEVTGREVDIIPIQQCHFANRIRERGIQWTPKS; encoded by the coding sequence ATGACTTTCAAAACGACTTATTTAGATCAAATCCTAGAAAAAAAGCGTTCCCAATTGGAACAAGAACGTCAAAGTTTACTCAAAAAAACCATTCATTGGTTAGATCAATATGGTTCAAAGTATGGGATTAAAAAAGCCTATATTTTTGGATCAATCACTCGATCGCATCGGTTTAGCGCTCGATCGGATATTGATATCGCCGTCGAGATGACGAACACAGAAGACTTTTTTTCTCTCAGTGGTTGGCTTTCTGAAGTGACGGGAAGAGAAGTTGATATTATTCCGATACAGCAGTGTCATTTTGCTAACAGAATCCGTGAGAGAGGTATCCAATGGACTCCGAAAAGTTAG
- a CDS encoding ribonuclease toxin HepT-like protein, with translation MDSEKLVIFKVDVQAQLNLIKKVDERLNERSAYLPSEDVILLESIAYQIHNLYGAVEDLLKVIAEYFENNISNSGQWHSLLLQHMTMNIPEIRPAVLNSETYSLLNSLQGFRHFFRHAYGANIEYEQLKHNLDKALKIVPCLESDLNRFLSELETPDADCCN, from the coding sequence ATGGACTCCGAAAAGTTAGTTATTTTTAAGGTTGATGTTCAAGCACAACTGAATTTAATCAAAAAAGTTGATGAACGTTTGAACGAACGATCGGCTTATTTACCCAGTGAAGATGTCATTCTCCTCGAAAGTATTGCCTATCAAATTCATAATCTTTATGGTGCGGTAGAGGATTTATTAAAGGTAATTGCAGAATATTTTGAAAATAATATCAGCAATTCTGGACAGTGGCATAGTCTATTATTACAGCATATGACCATGAATATTCCTGAAATTCGTCCCGCTGTTCTCAATTCAGAAACCTATTCATTATTAAACAGTTTACAAGGGTTTCGCCATTTTTTTCGCCATGCTTATGGGGCAAATATTGAATATGAACAACTTAAACATAATCTTGATAAAGCGTTAAAAATTGTGCCATGTCTTGAATCTGATTTAAATCGGTTTTTATCTGAATTAGAAACACCTGATGCTGATTGTTGCAACTAA